In a genomic window of Sulfurisphaera tokodaii str. 7:
- a CDS encoding DUF790 family protein: protein MLPWELARFSIVKDEVLPHFATNEDLDLANEIISLFKAGKKLGEIDEEIEYLEKIYDHKLVRAFVKLLTRLCEFELDSPIPPIQIRRELFKYGPVLDEKEREDIIQKVSKKLGADIMRFVFSDLDEEKKIIKAPTISAEDLIRWYNLSLLQTLLFKAYKLTVYVSSNWKEIIRRAKWLGLMYFAYDKPLRFEFLGPATLVKLTEKYGRNLAVLLQFIISSQNWKIEAELVLGKKFKRVYKLKLANFKELKELVIDEKRFDSSVEEKFYKDFTNVIKGWKIIREPEPLVVDNRVFIPDFLVEKGNLKVYVEIVGFWTKEYIKEKLDKLKKVKYPILILLNEELGKEKFNGMNVITYKRKIDISLVYKWLRELENKYLNEVKVDYTISGDIISLNEIASKLSLPVEVIRKNIKIFPGYIFLKNYYVSEKFLEKLRNENFDNKSLKELVSAYGDYIVEVLEFLGYKLKWQGISDAIVIKDKKVN, encoded by the coding sequence GTGTTACCGTGGGAATTAGCAAGATTTTCCATAGTTAAAGATGAAGTATTACCTCATTTTGCTACGAATGAGGATTTAGATTTAGCTAATGAGATAATTTCTTTGTTTAAAGCTGGTAAAAAATTAGGGGAGATCGATGAAGAGATTGAATATTTAGAAAAGATTTATGACCATAAACTTGTTAGGGCTTTTGTTAAATTATTAACTAGACTTTGTGAGTTTGAATTAGATTCACCTATACCACCAATTCAAATTAGAAGAGAGTTATTCAAGTATGGACCGGTACTTGACGAGAAAGAAAGGGAAGATATTATTCAAAAAGTTAGTAAAAAACTAGGAGCTGATATAATGCGTTTTGTTTTTTCTGATTTAGATGAGGAAAAGAAAATAATAAAAGCGCCAACTATCTCCGCTGAAGATTTAATTAGATGGTATAATCTCTCTCTTTTACAAACACTACTTTTCAAGGCTTATAAATTAACCGTTTATGTTTCTTCAAACTGGAAGGAAATAATAAGAAGGGCAAAATGGTTAGGTTTAATGTATTTTGCCTATGATAAACCATTAAGGTTTGAGTTTTTAGGCCCTGCAACATTAGTCAAACTAACCGAAAAATACGGAAGAAATCTTGCTGTTCTTTTGCAATTTATTATTTCTTCACAGAATTGGAAAATAGAGGCTGAATTAGTTTTAGGAAAAAAGTTCAAAAGAGTATACAAATTAAAACTAGCTAATTTCAAGGAATTAAAAGAATTAGTGATTGATGAGAAGAGGTTTGATAGTAGTGTTGAAGAGAAGTTTTACAAGGATTTTACAAACGTAATTAAGGGATGGAAAATAATCAGAGAACCCGAACCTTTAGTTGTTGATAATAGAGTATTTATCCCAGATTTTCTAGTAGAAAAAGGAAATCTAAAAGTTTATGTTGAGATTGTAGGTTTTTGGACGAAGGAGTATATAAAGGAAAAGTTAGATAAGTTAAAGAAAGTAAAGTATCCAATTCTTATATTATTAAACGAAGAACTAGGGAAAGAGAAGTTTAATGGTATGAACGTGATAACTTACAAAAGAAAAATAGATATTTCTTTAGTTTATAAGTGGCTAAGAGAGCTAGAAAATAAATATCTAAATGAGGTAAAGGTTGATTATACAATTTCTGGGGATATTATAAGTCTGAACGAGATTGCTAGTAAACTTTCTCTACCTGTTGAGGTTATAAGAAAAAATATTAAGATTTTCCCTGGCTATATATTCTTAAAGAATTATTATGTTAGCGAGAAATTTTTAGAAAAACTACGTAATGAAAATTTTGACAATAAAAGTTTAAAGGAGCTTGTATCAGCCTACGGCGATTATATAGTGGAAGTGCTAGAATTCTTAGGTTATAAATTAAAATGGCAAGGAATCTCAGACGCAATAGTTATAAAGGACAAAAAAGTAAATTAA
- a CDS encoding winged helix-turn-helix transcriptional regulator → MDSVDKKILLSLFKDGRISQRKIADEVKLSATSLNYRFNKLIEDKIIRSFVLYVNPNFYGKYVGRVSFKNIKDFDSSFVNVKVKCLEETMFYEIEGNSINDLQDKISYMSKELGQYDMIYLPQQNPQKPSGVDIEIVKTLIKNPRMEIGEIAKEINIPSKTIIRRLNVLVNKNLIKIIPVIDLSKSDIVVFGIFSLIVNKMEFLKQCEFLRFTDGDRGVVVCAVDNIKVAENYVSQVKMSDPNSKVMVATDYEIRNENAKNELEKIEKDAILNSTDS, encoded by the coding sequence ATGGATAGCGTAGACAAGAAGATCTTACTATCCCTTTTCAAAGATGGAAGAATTTCACAAAGAAAAATTGCTGATGAGGTTAAATTATCAGCTACTTCTCTGAATTATCGTTTTAATAAGCTCATAGAAGACAAAATTATTCGCTCTTTTGTATTATACGTAAATCCTAACTTTTACGGAAAATACGTAGGCAGAGTAAGTTTTAAAAACATAAAAGACTTCGATTCAAGCTTTGTTAACGTAAAAGTTAAATGTTTAGAAGAGACCATGTTTTATGAGATTGAAGGAAACTCGATTAATGATTTACAAGATAAAATTTCTTACATGAGCAAAGAACTAGGGCAATATGACATGATTTACCTTCCTCAACAGAATCCTCAAAAGCCTTCAGGGGTAGATATAGAGATTGTTAAGACTCTTATTAAAAACCCTAGGATGGAGATAGGAGAAATTGCTAAGGAGATTAACATCCCTTCAAAGACTATAATAAGAAGGCTTAATGTGTTAGTTAATAAAAATCTTATCAAAATAATTCCGGTAATAGATTTGAGTAAGAGCGATATAGTAGTATTTGGAATATTTTCCTTAATTGTAAACAAAATGGAATTTTTGAAGCAATGTGAGTTCTTAAGATTTACTGACGGAGATAGGGGAGTAGTTGTATGTGCAGTTGATAATATTAAAGTAGCTGAAAACTATGTATCTCAGGTAAAAATGAGTGACCCTAACTCTAAGGTCATGGTAGCTACAGATTATGAGATTAGAAATGAAAATGCAAAGAACGAACTAGAAAAAATTGAGAAAGATGCTATATTAAATAGCACAGATAGTTAG
- a CDS encoding DMT family transporter, translating to MIKRGILDLVTASALWGTIGIVTQIGYEHNANVFQIILFRSLSSSLLVFMVFRNVKTILDRISLIMGVVAVIFYETYVYSVNILGASLSAVFLYTAPLWVILASKVYLKDEINNRKILASILVVIGVYLIYFSKISIVSIGWGIASGFTYALLIIYSRFMQIKGYKDQEILASQAFWSLPFSLLFLILSPDLTGSSILTGIYLGIVATFLAYIFFYRGMRLTDSITASIISSLEPVFTIIFAIIILHQILTPLQFLGSGIIIFSSILISL from the coding sequence ATGATTAAAAGAGGAATCCTAGATTTAGTTACTGCTTCAGCATTATGGGGTACTATTGGGATAGTTACGCAAATAGGCTATGAACATAATGCAAACGTATTCCAGATAATACTATTTAGAAGCCTTTCCTCTTCATTGCTAGTTTTCATGGTCTTCAGAAATGTAAAGACAATCCTAGATAGGATTTCCTTGATAATGGGGGTTGTGGCTGTTATATTCTATGAAACTTATGTCTATAGTGTTAATATTTTAGGAGCTTCTCTTTCAGCTGTATTTTTATATACTGCCCCGTTATGGGTAATTTTAGCTTCAAAAGTTTATCTTAAAGATGAAATAAATAACAGAAAGATTTTAGCTTCAATACTTGTAGTAATAGGAGTATATCTAATTTATTTTTCAAAAATATCCATAGTTAGCATAGGTTGGGGGATTGCTTCTGGATTCACTTATGCTCTACTTATTATTTATTCTAGATTTATGCAAATAAAAGGATATAAAGATCAAGAAATATTAGCATCTCAAGCTTTTTGGAGCTTGCCATTTTCCTTGTTATTTTTGATATTATCACCAGACTTAACAGGTTCTTCAATATTAACTGGAATATATTTAGGTATTGTAGCAACATTTTTAGCTTATATTTTCTTTTATAGAGGAATGAGACTTACAGATTCTATAACAGCTTCCATAATATCCTCACTAGAACCAGTATTTACAATAATTTTTGCAATAATAATACTCCATCAGATTTTAACTCCACTACAATTTCTTGGATCTGGGATAATAATATTTAGTTCTATATTAATTTCACTTTAA
- a CDS encoding membrane protein, producing MDLGVFFASLGISLLELSEAGAVAAIYHNILKNNLPFIYAIAGVLIVLIPTFTLGKYIYLVPINYFLLVAAIILFYFGYRLIRSARRYFKKQFKRKEEEKEEGIGVVFTVSAVEGLEAALVILALIPQSYFSALLGTIISGILVVILTALLKAQIAKIRLPHLKFVLSALLFSLGSMWLLEIFTDITEAFLAIFFVIYLGINYLIIKS from the coding sequence ATGGACCTAGGAGTATTCTTTGCCTCTTTAGGAATTTCTTTACTTGAGTTATCAGAAGCAGGAGCTGTAGCAGCAATCTATCATAATATTTTAAAGAACAATTTACCATTTATTTACGCTATAGCTGGAGTGTTAATTGTTTTAATACCAACATTTACGTTAGGAAAATACATTTATCTAGTACCTATTAACTATTTTCTTTTAGTTGCAGCAATAATACTGTTTTACTTCGGTTATAGATTAATTAGAAGTGCAAGAAGATATTTTAAGAAACAATTTAAGAGAAAAGAAGAAGAAAAAGAAGAAGGCATAGGAGTAGTATTTACCGTATCTGCAGTCGAAGGGTTAGAAGCTGCGTTAGTAATTTTAGCATTAATTCCTCAAAGCTACTTTTCAGCCTTATTAGGAACAATAATTTCTGGCATTCTTGTAGTTATTCTTACAGCATTGTTAAAAGCACAAATAGCTAAAATTAGACTGCCACACTTAAAGTTTGTTCTTTCAGCACTTCTTTTCAGTTTAGGGAGTATGTGGCTACTAGAAATTTTTACTGATATTACGGAGGCATTTCTAGCTATTTTCTTCGTTATTTATTTAGGTATAAATTATCTTATTATAAAAAGTTAA
- a CDS encoding trimeric intracellular cation channel family protein has product MNLILELANYIGIIAFAISGSMKGIKKGMDLLGVLVLGFSTALGGGITADILLGIKPPTNLVYLPYPLTALIASFLTFLFYKIFANVGKPLLYADAIGLGAFTASGASLAYSIDPSPLLVIMIGTITAVGGGVIRDILSNEVPVILTREFYATAVIIGSGIYFLLRYEGESNYYDIIISFLITTVLRIIAMKLKWELPKVINT; this is encoded by the coding sequence GTGAATCTAATACTTGAATTAGCAAATTATATTGGTATAATCGCTTTTGCAATCTCTGGATCTATGAAGGGAATAAAAAAAGGAATGGATTTACTTGGGGTATTAGTATTAGGATTTTCAACCGCTTTAGGTGGTGGAATCACAGCTGACATTCTTCTTGGAATAAAACCACCAACAAACTTAGTGTACTTGCCCTATCCTCTAACTGCATTAATTGCAAGTTTTCTTACATTTTTATTTTATAAGATATTTGCTAATGTTGGGAAACCGTTACTTTACGCTGATGCAATAGGTCTAGGAGCTTTTACAGCATCTGGTGCATCATTAGCTTATTCAATAGACCCTTCTCCTCTTCTAGTTATAATGATTGGGACTATTACAGCCGTAGGAGGGGGAGTAATTAGAGATATACTTTCTAACGAAGTACCTGTCATTTTAACTAGGGAATTTTATGCTACCGCAGTTATAATTGGTTCTGGAATTTATTTCTTATTAAGATATGAAGGAGAAAGTAATTATTACGATATAATTATATCCTTTTTAATAACTACTGTTTTGAGAATAATAGCAATGAAACTAAAATGGGAACTACCAAAAGTAATTAATACATAA
- a CDS encoding DUF973 family protein produces the protein MAQQNIEILGLEKLRDGALYYIIVSFLGIILGILTLGVSFSITGITSSITTVLIMGLISSLITLPLVILSFYRTKEGFSILVSTGKDLGNGITGTILILIGIVIGSIGTLVTVIFILPLLSKQPLPSILPSLVGGVIVLFIGGIIGLIGYILLALAYRRAGEIYLNDDLKNAGLLMIIGSVIGLIVSVVGYILILISFILVYTGLGNLLKRLSQTTSQLAQLQLPSGPISQVGIGTLRSNGIALVTINSQYSVQIISALLLGTNYTTSDISPNTLNIGFNTITINFRTALTLVTGNIYYIQLTLSNGQTLNVAVIYQP, from the coding sequence ATGGCTCAACAGAATATTGAGATTTTAGGACTAGAAAAGCTTAGAGATGGAGCATTATATTATATTATTGTCTCATTCTTAGGAATAATATTAGGAATACTGACCTTAGGAGTTTCTTTCTCTATAACTGGAATTACCTCCTCTATTACTACAGTTCTCATAATGGGTTTGATCTCTTCATTAATTACATTACCATTAGTTATATTGTCCTTTTATCGAACGAAAGAAGGCTTTAGTATATTAGTATCTACCGGAAAAGATTTAGGAAACGGAATAACCGGGACAATATTAATATTAATTGGAATTGTAATTGGATCTATAGGAACTTTAGTAACTGTTATTTTTATCTTACCTTTACTATCTAAACAACCACTTCCCTCTATTTTACCATCGCTTGTAGGGGGAGTAATAGTTCTATTTATAGGTGGAATAATTGGCCTTATAGGTTACATCTTGCTAGCTTTAGCATATAGAAGAGCTGGAGAAATTTACTTAAACGATGACCTGAAGAATGCTGGTTTACTTATGATAATTGGATCTGTAATTGGCCTTATAGTATCGGTTGTAGGTTATATTCTAATCCTAATAAGTTTCATTCTAGTTTATACTGGTCTAGGTAACCTATTAAAAAGATTATCTCAAACAACCTCCCAGCTTGCACAACTACAATTACCGAGTGGACCCATTTCGCAAGTGGGTATAGGAACTCTTAGAAGTAATGGAATTGCTTTAGTTACAATCAATTCACAATATTCAGTGCAGATAATAAGTGCACTACTGTTAGGAACAAATTACACAACATCAGATATCTCACCAAACACGTTAAATATAGGATTTAACACGATCACAATAAACTTCAGAACTGCTTTAACTCTCGTCACTGGAAATATTTATTATATACAGCTTACATTATCTAACGGACAAACCCTGAACGTGGCAGTAATATATCAACCATAA
- a CDS encoding DUF4898 domain-containing protein encodes MTVSLKGLVEENIVEINNKLGYNTCWLYNFKWVSDFGKFVSMLFTRSKSLSIILPYSREDKEVLMNTIRKIANDKNASVIILLTDKISTDNFLVCNKQN; translated from the coding sequence ATGACAGTAAGTCTTAAAGGATTAGTTGAGGAGAACATTGTAGAGATTAATAATAAGCTGGGTTATAATACTTGTTGGCTTTATAATTTTAAATGGGTTAGTGATTTTGGTAAATTTGTTAGCATGCTTTTTACTAGGTCAAAATCTCTTAGTATAATATTACCATATTCCAGAGAAGATAAAGAAGTTTTAATGAACACTATAAGAAAGATAGCCAATGACAAAAATGCCTCGGTTATAATATTACTCACAGATAAAATATCTACAGATAATTTTCTAGTGTGTAACAAACAGAATTAA
- a CDS encoding DUF2299 domain-containing protein, translated as MNDEEIEKIMKDLGLMIRKPPEAKEYFHIATSPPQGFPVVDIIRINKDSPFYLVTMGILIHPNHKSAIGNMKEEERREFLGNLVEDLLKMSVDIAILPPNSEVPEIIQVSKIVYSEGLTANEFLDAYYTVRNAGIFVINRINRKFGNTASRRGTSSYV; from the coding sequence ATGAATGATGAGGAAATAGAAAAGATTATGAAAGATTTGGGCTTAATGATCAGGAAACCTCCAGAGGCAAAGGAGTATTTTCATATTGCTACTTCTCCTCCTCAAGGTTTTCCAGTTGTTGATATTATTAGAATAAATAAGGACTCACCTTTTTATCTCGTTACAATGGGCATACTAATTCACCCTAATCATAAATCTGCAATAGGAAATATGAAAGAAGAAGAAAGAAGAGAATTTCTAGGTAACCTTGTAGAAGATCTTCTAAAAATGAGCGTTGATATAGCAATACTTCCACCTAATTCTGAAGTGCCCGAAATTATTCAGGTTTCAAAGATAGTTTATTCGGAAGGATTAACAGCAAATGAATTCTTAGACGCTTATTATACCGTGAGAAATGCTGGAATATTTGTCATTAATAGAATAAATAGAAAATTCGGAAATACAGCATCTAGGAGAGGTACATCGTCATATGTTTAG
- the pyk gene encoding pyruvate kinase, whose amino-acid sequence MFRKTKIIATLGPSSENHIDELVKYVDVIRLNFAHGDKEQHEKYFNLVKNRVPILVDLPGPKLRIGDLGKNMILLKPGDTIEFGTQIPVDDILFFKLIRKGSEVLISDGRIRVKIIEAGNNYAKGLVEEGGILTSRKGINIPDSEIPVGLTDRDLELLKYALEMGATFIGLSFVTSPEEIRKAKEIVKDQAWIIAKIEKKSALKKLKEIIREADGVMVARGDLGVEVGLANLPQTQRRIVRLTRLYGKPVILATQVLESMVTSPIPTRAEVIDVANSIIQGVDAIMLSDETAMGQYPIDAVRTLHELILSVERSFKPRPPPPLKNIDDAIAYSAVSASNLASSSGIVVYTRTGASALRISRLRPVVPIIVLTQNQRVYERLKLCYGIYSFISEELNSLDNIVEKSKNIARQVGLKNTIIIIAGGIEEGSTRFLKVEEI is encoded by the coding sequence ATGTTTAGAAAGACCAAAATTATCGCGACTTTGGGACCTAGTAGTGAAAATCACATTGATGAATTAGTAAAGTATGTAGACGTAATAAGGTTAAATTTCGCGCATGGAGATAAAGAACAGCATGAAAAGTACTTTAATCTAGTAAAAAATAGAGTTCCTATTCTAGTAGATTTGCCAGGGCCAAAGCTTAGGATCGGTGATTTAGGGAAAAATATGATATTACTTAAACCTGGAGATACCATAGAATTTGGAACTCAAATCCCCGTAGATGATATTTTATTCTTTAAACTTATCAGAAAAGGTTCAGAGGTACTAATATCTGATGGAAGAATTAGAGTAAAAATAATAGAGGCTGGAAACAATTACGCTAAGGGATTAGTAGAAGAAGGAGGTATTTTAACATCCAGAAAGGGTATAAACATCCCAGATTCCGAAATACCAGTAGGATTGACTGATAGGGATTTAGAGTTATTAAAATATGCTTTAGAAATGGGAGCAACATTTATTGGACTCTCATTTGTAACTTCACCAGAGGAGATTAGAAAAGCTAAAGAAATTGTTAAAGACCAAGCCTGGATAATAGCTAAAATAGAGAAAAAATCTGCGTTAAAGAAGTTGAAAGAGATAATAAGGGAAGCCGATGGTGTAATGGTTGCTAGAGGCGATTTGGGAGTAGAAGTAGGTTTAGCTAATTTACCACAAACTCAGAGAAGAATTGTTAGACTGACTAGATTATATGGTAAGCCCGTAATTTTGGCCACACAAGTGCTTGAGTCAATGGTTACTTCTCCAATTCCAACTAGAGCTGAAGTGATTGATGTTGCAAATTCAATAATTCAAGGTGTTGATGCGATAATGCTTAGTGATGAAACTGCCATGGGCCAATATCCTATAGATGCTGTAAGGACTTTGCATGAGCTAATATTAAGTGTTGAGAGATCTTTTAAACCCAGACCTCCACCACCACTAAAAAATATAGATGATGCAATAGCATATTCAGCTGTATCTGCTTCAAATCTGGCTTCTTCATCTGGTATAGTAGTTTATACTAGGACTGGTGCTTCAGCACTAAGGATATCTAGGTTAAGACCAGTAGTTCCAATAATAGTATTAACTCAAAATCAAAGGGTCTACGAGAGACTAAAACTTTGTTATGGAATCTACTCTTTTATTTCAGAAGAATTAAATAGTCTAGATAATATTGTTGAAAAGAGCAAAAACATAGCTAGACAAGTAGGTTTAAAGAACACTATAATAATAATTGCTGGTGGAATAGAAGAAGGGTCAACTAGATTTTTAAAAGTTGAGGAGATCTAA
- a CDS encoding APC family permease gives MAEKKSLFIRESSGLIKQVNLLDAVMLNLGNMSAGEALFQSISPYISNGAILWLASILGFLLSIPQIIVYTFMTLKIRRTGGDYVWISRIIDGRLGSILALSYLIQSTAFFAIIAFFSASSVNSVLCTIGIMNHNHQLINLANSVFVNPYGNVTLDQRLIFYAISAIFFGIVIALNIRKAKWGFTLVTVLGIFSIFALLLAMIVVGVNSGDFFAKLQPFLSAYNISAPVGKRAFLPSNFSLLATLSLLPLFALYTYPWINAGPSVSAEFKNSDKVAKLNIIIASVVTFLLVTLGFMEMDLVAGYNFNISAYPTFVYNFWTVAIALAGNQALQWIIGLGLILWNFYTLSYGVVMFSRYVFALSFDRILPEKFTEVNRYGSPVYAHLLDLTITLLLLLIPVFSINAAVSLYGTTILGAIYLFFGVLAGTLYGFKNNEKILKVFGILASGYLAYLTYEAATNPLIGFTTTQGINITTLLFVILAYVFAIGVFSASYLKHKREGVDLTILFKEIPPE, from the coding sequence ATGGCTGAGAAAAAATCACTTTTCATTAGAGAGAGCTCAGGTTTAATTAAGCAAGTAAATCTATTAGACGCTGTTATGTTAAATCTAGGCAATATGTCTGCTGGAGAAGCGTTATTCCAGTCGATTTCTCCATATATTAGTAACGGTGCAATACTTTGGTTAGCCAGTATATTGGGGTTTCTACTATCAATACCTCAGATTATAGTCTATACTTTCATGACATTAAAAATAAGAAGAACTGGAGGGGATTATGTATGGATTTCTAGAATTATAGATGGTCGTTTAGGATCAATTCTAGCATTGTCATATTTAATTCAATCAACTGCATTCTTTGCGATAATAGCATTCTTCTCAGCTTCCTCAGTTAACTCAGTACTCTGTACTATAGGTATAATGAATCATAACCATCAACTTATAAACTTAGCAAATTCAGTCTTTGTAAATCCTTACGGAAATGTAACACTTGACCAAAGATTAATATTCTATGCAATTTCGGCAATTTTCTTTGGAATAGTTATCGCTCTTAATATTAGAAAAGCAAAATGGGGTTTTACTTTAGTTACCGTATTGGGAATATTTTCCATCTTTGCCTTATTACTGGCAATGATTGTTGTTGGTGTTAACTCTGGTGATTTCTTTGCTAAATTACAACCATTCTTATCAGCATATAATATTTCAGCACCAGTTGGAAAAAGAGCGTTTTTACCCAGTAACTTTAGCCTATTAGCAACCCTTTCATTACTTCCACTATTTGCATTATATACTTATCCATGGATAAATGCTGGTCCTTCAGTATCAGCTGAGTTTAAGAATTCCGATAAAGTGGCTAAATTAAACATTATTATAGCCTCAGTAGTAACATTCCTTTTAGTAACATTAGGATTTATGGAAATGGACTTAGTGGCAGGCTATAATTTTAACATTTCAGCCTATCCCACATTTGTTTATAACTTTTGGACTGTCGCAATAGCATTGGCTGGAAATCAAGCATTACAATGGATTATAGGACTTGGACTTATACTATGGAACTTTTACACATTGTCCTATGGCGTTGTTATGTTCTCCAGATACGTTTTCGCACTCTCATTTGATAGAATATTACCAGAAAAATTCACCGAAGTAAATAGGTACGGCTCACCAGTATACGCCCACTTACTCGATTTAACAATCACACTTCTCCTCCTATTAATTCCAGTATTTTCAATTAATGCTGCAGTATCATTATACGGAACTACAATTTTGGGTGCTATATATTTATTCTTTGGAGTTTTAGCTGGAACGCTGTATGGTTTTAAGAATAATGAGAAGATATTGAAAGTTTTCGGAATTTTAGCAAGTGGTTACTTAGCCTATTTAACATACGAAGCCGCAACAAACCCATTAATAGGTTTCACAACAACACAAGGGATTAATATAACAACTCTATTGTTCGTTATATTAGCATATGTGTTCGCTATTGGAGTATTCTCAGCATCTTATTTAAAGCATAAAAGAGAGGGTGTAGACTTAACTATTTTATTTAAAGAGATACCCCCTGAGTAG
- a CDS encoding DEAD/DEAH box helicase, translated as MVYLRYFKGLILSDAYAPGLKWSDELKAYSALAFKYRDVRKYFLEKEIEVEENVIDSLPFPLIKDKIELRDYQAEAVKAWLKEKRGIIVLPTGAGKTQVALKIVSIMKVATLIVVPTIDLITQWKERINKYLDFDPGIIGGGEDSLKGITVITYDSAYTRAEELGNKFPLLIFDEVHHLPSEGYSIMAQLFASPYRLGLTATPERDDGKHELYPILVGPIVYRKSVEELAGKYIAKYKIKKLYVSLTNEEKKRYDGLRKKLKDFLSSRGLKLQNLDDFHRLVKLAAKDKEAREALLAWHESLNIAVNSQSKIEKLREILQEYKNEKIIVFTRDTQMAYRISKTFLIPVVTYKTDKDEREEILQKFRDGEYRVIVASTVFDEGVDVPDATLAIVMGGYGTKRQFLQRLGRILRKKDKEALLIEIVTKGTADYRLSRRRRE; from the coding sequence GTGGTATACTTAAGATACTTTAAAGGGTTAATACTCTCAGATGCTTATGCTCCAGGTTTAAAATGGAGTGATGAGCTAAAGGCTTATTCTGCATTAGCCTTCAAGTATAGGGATGTCAGAAAATATTTCCTTGAGAAAGAAATAGAAGTCGAGGAGAATGTAATAGACTCCTTACCTTTCCCACTAATTAAAGATAAAATTGAGCTAAGAGATTACCAAGCTGAGGCTGTAAAAGCCTGGTTAAAGGAAAAAAGAGGAATTATAGTTCTTCCTACTGGAGCTGGTAAAACGCAAGTGGCATTAAAGATAGTCTCAATCATGAAGGTAGCTACTCTAATAGTGGTTCCTACAATAGATCTAATAACTCAATGGAAAGAGAGAATAAATAAATACCTAGACTTTGATCCCGGAATTATTGGAGGAGGGGAAGACTCGCTAAAAGGTATAACAGTTATAACTTATGATTCCGCATATACAAGAGCTGAAGAGTTAGGGAATAAGTTTCCCTTGTTAATATTCGACGAAGTGCATCATTTACCCTCAGAAGGATACTCAATAATGGCTCAACTTTTTGCTTCTCCATATAGATTAGGATTAACAGCAACACCAGAGAGAGATGACGGAAAACATGAGCTTTATCCTATACTTGTAGGACCAATAGTTTATAGGAAGAGCGTAGAAGAACTAGCTGGAAAATATATTGCTAAATATAAAATTAAAAAGTTATATGTTTCTTTAACTAACGAGGAAAAGAAAAGATATGATGGACTACGAAAGAAGTTGAAGGATTTTCTAAGTTCTAGGGGATTAAAGTTACAAAACTTAGATGATTTCCATAGATTAGTTAAACTAGCTGCAAAAGATAAGGAAGCTAGGGAAGCTTTACTAGCATGGCATGAATCACTTAATATTGCAGTAAACTCACAATCTAAGATAGAGAAGTTAAGAGAAATTTTACAGGAATATAAAAATGAGAAAATAATAGTATTTACTAGAGATACTCAGATGGCATATAGAATTTCAAAGACTTTTCTAATACCAGTTGTAACGTATAAGACTGATAAAGACGAGAGAGAGGAAATTTTACAAAAATTTAGAGATGGTGAATATAGAGTTATTGTCGCATCTACAGTTTTTGATGAAGGAGTAGACGTGCCAGATGCAACGTTAGCTATTGTAATGGGTGGTTACGGTACTAAAAGACAATTTCTTCAAAGGTTGGGAAGAATATTAAGGAAAAAAGACAAGGAGGCTTTATTAATAGAAATAGTCACTAAGGGAACTGCTGATTATAGGCTAAGTAGGAGAAGGAGAGAATGA